A window of the Barnesiella propionica genome harbors these coding sequences:
- a CDS encoding DUF4238 domain-containing protein yields MGKDKKQHYIPQCYLRLFSDDQKHIWTFDKKKGSEYSSTITDVCTKNDFYTISKEYVESNEGVSPLSLEKDFFADWYEPKFSEYLQKINHLAIEAINSSHNIISLNNEQKYSFAKLLVIQWFRLPSIKYDNESTFDEFMPKVMQLFKEGLSKEMNNPDIAKLDVEVSIVDKSVYHAKNTFLNEELVGNYAAELSKNIWTFSFSKDCDFYTSDFPITVNAHKKNVRPICQGLAQYGAEVTYPLSKNLALTIWDKEYFADKDKKDLSLCTATPKEIRTFNALRYSYAQRQLFSCKNNFEVVKYMSLFCPTSLNPFKK; encoded by the coding sequence ATGGGTAAAGACAAGAAGCAACATTATATCCCTCAGTGCTATCTGAGATTATTTTCGGATGACCAAAAACATATATGGACCTTTGATAAGAAAAAGGGAAGCGAGTACTCTTCGACTATCACTGATGTTTGTACGAAAAATGATTTTTATACAATATCGAAAGAATATGTTGAGTCAAATGAAGGGGTATCTCCTCTGTCTTTGGAAAAAGACTTTTTTGCGGATTGGTATGAGCCAAAGTTTTCCGAATACTTACAGAAAATAAACCACTTAGCTATAGAGGCTATTAATAGTTCGCATAACATAATATCGTTGAATAACGAACAAAAATATAGCTTTGCAAAGCTATTAGTGATACAATGGTTTAGACTACCATCAATAAAGTACGATAATGAGTCTACATTTGATGAGTTTATGCCAAAAGTAATGCAATTATTCAAGGAAGGTCTTTCAAAGGAAATGAACAATCCAGATATAGCGAAATTAGATGTAGAGGTTTCGATAGTAGATAAATCAGTCTATCATGCAAAAAACACTTTCTTAAACGAAGAACTCGTTGGTAACTATGCGGCTGAATTGAGTAAAAATATTTGGACGTTCTCTTTTTCAAAAGATTGTGATTTTTATACATCGGATTTCCCTATTACGGTAAATGCTCATAAAAAAAATGTGAGACCAATATGTCAAGGATTAGCACAGTATGGTGCAGAAGTAACATATCCATTGTCTAAGAACTTGGCTTTAACCATTTGGGATAAAGAGTATTTTGCTGATAAGGACAAGAAAGATTTATCTTTATGTACAGCTACACCAAAGGAAATAAGGACCTTTAATGCATTGCGTTACTCATATGCACAAAGACAACTTTTTAGTTGTAAAAACAATTTTGAAGTAGTAAAATATATGTCTTTATTCTGTCCAACATCGTTGAACCCATTTAAAAAGTAG
- a CDS encoding sacsin N-terminal ATP-binding-like domain-containing protein → MEDKELTLQERIEQEAKDTLNRTMWEGYANDILTGLQKNPGIQPDRPIWELVQNARDVSLEGEKSKIVFVRKQDSFIFKHNGQPFTRRTLQSLILQTSSKVRQDIIQVGQYGTGFLTTHKFGLNFRLTGSLSLLDGLKFHDFYGGDFMIKRSAQDRVMLSKDLGDIISKTQQWGIDLSSLLDVPMKETTFEYLHNVDAERENAKVAIEDASKLVPFVLALNKHIESISFRDEVENSIESFIFQKEEVFDSFEDLWVYETTILHSKNGQQSEMINLFLLKSKTSLEEKTGESKFTVILPLEKTKYGLKVFSFDTDIPRLYLYLPLLGSKQWGSNFLFHSPSFTCDQDSRDSLMLRSNPQSEVQHDQKNKAIIKEAGEALRKYLTHKYYSIKDARLLCPINFMMGKGTDEVGRYYRDLQKEWVSFFESLDLVETKDHKTCSVQSIRVLNNELSSACEQDAALLDAVYELLSKTTHNLVLPKKEEMLFWSKVTNEWYESDESPNKHVVSMDSIVSMIQITVITETDLDWLHKLCDFFKYNNHADYLNKPIIPNEEYTLCTQKDLVKPANFGNQLRTILKILTPESIKKFVHYRFVDIVKESSIDFGYIEVNTTLSSYFEHLSPSYDVLKNSIIAGSRVNIYQYTEKRIPQNEVHAILDLYKMLVANSIGGFPERCFNLLSEYYDYHSEITEIATKDVLDVRKCYNTLLHDALLGFTLQEDKNSMANWTLRMVKELFDFKDSQIFLRNYQVYPDQIGTFKYASQLKKEERGMPPRIKELYNEICKNGDDKIENELVDNAFAPYFVELNELKSQELADEIQKPFKGDDGKRTIAKDKNQKQYLEIIEHFNDKEDGPVWKGLFSIINNIRPYLMLSVIDSPQKQESIFTIMKVEDEIKLQKIAELAKDPNFDLIVTLGKEALDKEEREKNDFEFKKELGFIVEKILQEEFKGILGENKLTAPLVDNKQGGQDLMLYINDVPVYYIEVKSRWSSDKSVLMSTLQHRTSYQEKEHYALCAADMTSFIEQARKHEYPPFKQIESHLTFVPNIGKLNDRLKDATLEEDKQVHIAGGYQVLVSQTVIGDNGISFRDFMELLKSKINETLR, encoded by the coding sequence ATGGAAGATAAAGAGTTGACTCTACAAGAAAGGATAGAACAAGAAGCTAAAGATACCTTAAATAGAACAATGTGGGAAGGTTATGCAAACGATATTCTTACAGGACTTCAAAAAAATCCAGGTATACAACCAGATCGTCCAATATGGGAACTTGTACAAAATGCTCGTGATGTTTCACTTGAAGGAGAAAAGTCTAAAATTGTGTTTGTGCGTAAGCAAGATAGTTTTATATTTAAGCATAATGGACAGCCATTTACTCGCAGAACATTGCAATCGCTTATCTTGCAAACAAGTTCGAAAGTTAGGCAAGATATTATTCAGGTTGGACAGTATGGAACAGGTTTTCTGACTACCCATAAGTTTGGTTTGAATTTTCGCTTAACAGGTTCGTTGTCTTTACTTGATGGATTGAAGTTCCACGATTTCTATGGCGGAGATTTTATGATTAAACGTTCTGCCCAAGACAGAGTAATGCTTAGCAAAGATCTTGGCGACATTATTTCTAAAACTCAACAATGGGGCATAGATTTAAGTTCTTTGTTAGATGTACCTATGAAAGAAACAACATTTGAATATCTGCACAATGTTGATGCAGAACGTGAAAATGCTAAAGTTGCTATTGAGGATGCGTCAAAACTAGTTCCATTTGTGCTGGCTTTAAACAAGCACATAGAATCAATCAGTTTTAGGGATGAGGTAGAAAACTCTATTGAAAGTTTTATTTTTCAGAAAGAAGAAGTATTTGATAGTTTTGAAGATCTATGGGTATATGAAACCACTATCCTTCATTCAAAAAATGGACAACAGAGTGAGATGATAAATTTGTTTCTACTAAAAAGTAAAACTTCATTAGAAGAGAAAACAGGGGAAAGTAAATTTACTGTTATTTTACCTTTAGAGAAAACAAAGTATGGATTAAAGGTATTCAGTTTTGATACTGATATCCCTCGTCTTTACCTCTATTTGCCTCTTCTAGGATCAAAACAATGGGGTTCTAATTTCTTATTTCATAGTCCTTCATTTACATGTGATCAAGATTCTAGGGATTCGCTTATGTTGCGGTCAAATCCTCAATCAGAGGTGCAACATGATCAAAAGAATAAAGCTATAATTAAGGAGGCGGGAGAAGCTCTTAGGAAATATTTAACACACAAATATTATTCTATAAAGGATGCAAGATTGTTATGTCCTATTAATTTTATGATGGGAAAAGGAACGGATGAGGTTGGCCGATATTACCGTGACTTACAAAAAGAATGGGTTTCTTTTTTCGAGAGTTTAGATCTTGTTGAGACAAAAGATCACAAGACATGTTCGGTTCAGTCTATTCGTGTACTTAACAATGAACTTAGTTCTGCATGTGAGCAGGATGCAGCTTTATTAGATGCTGTCTACGAATTGCTATCCAAGACAACTCATAATTTAGTTTTACCCAAGAAGGAAGAAATGTTGTTTTGGAGTAAAGTGACAAATGAATGGTATGAAAGTGATGAATCCCCAAACAAACATGTAGTATCTATGGACAGTATTGTATCTATGATACAAATAACTGTCATTACTGAAACGGATTTGGATTGGTTGCATAAACTCTGTGATTTTTTCAAGTATAATAATCATGCAGATTATTTAAATAAGCCAATAATCCCGAATGAGGAATACACCTTATGCACTCAAAAAGATTTGGTGAAACCTGCTAACTTTGGAAATCAGTTAAGGACTATTCTTAAAATTTTGACACCAGAATCTATAAAAAAATTCGTTCATTATCGCTTTGTTGATATTGTAAAAGAATCTTCTATCGACTTTGGATATATAGAGGTAAATACTACTTTAAGTAGTTATTTCGAGCATCTATCTCCTTCTTACGATGTGCTGAAGAATTCTATAATCGCAGGTAGTAGAGTAAATATTTATCAGTATACCGAAAAGCGAATTCCGCAGAATGAGGTTCATGCAATTTTGGACTTGTATAAAATGCTGGTAGCAAACAGCATTGGTGGGTTTCCTGAAAGATGTTTTAATCTACTTTCTGAGTATTATGACTATCATTCAGAAATAACAGAAATCGCCACTAAGGATGTTCTTGATGTGCGAAAATGTTATAATACCTTATTACATGATGCTTTGCTGGGATTTACATTACAGGAAGATAAAAACAGTATGGCAAATTGGACCTTAAGAATGGTAAAGGAATTGTTTGATTTTAAGGATAGTCAAATTTTTCTTAGAAATTATCAAGTATATCCTGATCAAATTGGGACCTTTAAGTATGCTTCTCAATTAAAAAAAGAGGAAAGAGGTATGCCTCCACGGATTAAAGAACTATATAACGAGATTTGCAAAAATGGAGACGATAAAATTGAAAATGAATTGGTAGATAATGCTTTTGCACCTTATTTTGTTGAATTAAACGAATTGAAATCGCAAGAATTGGCTGATGAAATCCAGAAGCCATTTAAGGGAGATGATGGCAAAAGAACCATAGCGAAAGATAAGAATCAAAAGCAATATTTGGAAATTATTGAGCATTTTAATGATAAAGAGGATGGACCTGTTTGGAAAGGATTGTTTTCCATTATAAACAATATACGTCCATACTTAATGCTCTCGGTTATTGATAGCCCACAGAAACAAGAGAGTATCTTTACAATTATGAAAGTAGAAGATGAGATAAAATTACAAAAGATTGCAGAACTTGCTAAAGATCCGAATTTTGATCTTATAGTCACATTGGGCAAGGAAGCTCTTGATAAGGAAGAACGCGAAAAGAATGATTTTGAATTTAAAAAAGAACTTGGTTTTATTGTGGAAAAAATTTTGCAGGAAGAATTTAAAGGCATTCTAGGAGAAAATAAGTTGACGGCACCCTTAGTTGATAATAAACAAGGGGGGCAGGATTTAATGTTATATATCAACGATGTTCCTGTCTATTACATAGAGGTTAAGTCGAGATGGTCTTCTGATAAGTCTGTTTTGATGAGTACCCTACAGCACAGAACCTCTTATCAAGAAAAAGAACACTATGCTCTTTGTGCTGCTGATATGACATCGTTTATTGAGCAGGCTAGGAAACATGAATATCCTCCTTTCAAACAAATTGAAAGTCATCTAACTTTTGTTCCAAATATTGGAAAACTAAATGACCGATTGAAGGATGCAACATTAGAGGAAGATAAGCAAGTGCATATTGCTGGAGGTTATCAAGTGCTTGTTTCCCAAACAGTAATAGGTGATAATGGTATTTCGTTTAGAGACTTTATGGAATTGCTAAAGAGTAAGATTAACGAGACCTTAAGGTAA
- a CDS encoding helix-turn-helix domain-containing protein has protein sequence MTKNTMGTKLPRKLEQKMSVVGEQIKLARLRRNLSVAQIAERATCSPLTVSRIEKGVPTVAIGIYLRVLYALQLDADILWLAKEDKLGKALQDLSLKTRGRASKKE, from the coding sequence ATGACAAAGAATACAATGGGGACTAAGTTGCCCCGAAAATTAGAGCAGAAAATGTCGGTTGTGGGAGAGCAGATTAAATTGGCTCGCTTACGCAGAAATCTGAGTGTGGCTCAGATTGCAGAACGTGCAACTTGCTCTCCGTTGACTGTTTCCCGAATAGAGAAAGGCGTACCAACAGTAGCAATCGGAATCTACTTGCGAGTGTTGTATGCTTTGCAACTTGACGCTGATATTCTGTGGCTGGCAAAGGAAGACAAGTTGGGAAAAGCTTTGCAGGATTTGAGTTTGAAGACAAGGGGACGTGCCTCAAAAAAGGAATAA
- a CDS encoding DUF4391 domain-containing protein has translation MDNILNFPTSTHVNRLVPKTAFYKHLEINTRLKTRFVEDVERIQWLYKLTPSTMNVDEGKAVHEIVVFMVTLKVEDTPDDVFLAIDRQMPRHVVFVLQYVNRGRLLLNYKEWADADKTLFNILKTFRTEWMPLAEVKLELIGSSLDNIYEIFVGQISGFGTTNAAETKQILALQDEIARKRRTAEALQKRVRNEKQFAKQMELNSEARTLKREMAKLEEEVKTLENK, from the coding sequence ATGGACAACATACTTAACTTTCCCACCTCCACGCATGTGAACAGATTGGTGCCCAAAACAGCCTTCTACAAGCATTTGGAGATAAATACCCGCTTGAAAACGCGATTTGTGGAAGATGTAGAACGCATACAATGGCTCTATAAGTTGACACCGTCTACAATGAATGTGGACGAGGGTAAGGCGGTGCATGAAATAGTGGTGTTTATGGTGACGCTCAAAGTGGAAGATACGCCGGATGATGTGTTCCTTGCCATCGACCGTCAGATGCCGCGCCATGTGGTGTTTGTGCTGCAATATGTCAACCGTGGCCGACTGTTGCTCAACTACAAGGAATGGGCGGATGCGGACAAAACGCTATTCAACATTTTGAAGACCTTCCGCACGGAATGGATGCCATTGGCAGAGGTGAAGTTGGAATTGATTGGTTCGTCACTGGATAACATATACGAAATTTTTGTTGGTCAAATCTCTGGATTCGGCACAACCAATGCCGCCGAAACGAAACAGATTTTGGCACTGCAAGATGAGATAGCCCGTAAACGACGAACAGCGGAAGCCTTGCAGAAACGGGTACGGAATGAAAAACAGTTTGCCAAACAAATGGAACTTAACAGCGAAGCCCGCACATTGAAACGTGAGATGGCCAAGCTGGAGGAGGAAGTAAAAACATTAGAAAACAAATAA
- a CDS encoding helicase-related protein: protein MEQPKLINNISERVVDDLKQRLSKSSCVSIAAASFSIYAYEALKEELEQVEQLRFIFTSPTFIKDKSKKEKREFFIPKLNRERNLYGTDFEIRLRNQLSQKAIAKECADWIRRKVQFRSNASQEQMGGFMHVNNEPQQVYLPFNEFTTTQLGCERGANVYNVVNVLPSPTASAYLEIFNEQWSNDAKFEDVTKRILEYIDTVYQENAPEYIYFIALYNIFNEFLEDISEDVLPNERTGFKTSIIWNKLYNFQRDAALAIINKLEKYNGCILADSVGLGKTFTALAVIKYYENRNKSVLVLCPKKLNDNWQTFRANYKNNPVAADRLRYDILFHSDLSRDRGLSNGLDLEHMNWGNYDLIVIDESHNFRNGGNVDEEDEVDFDTFIETDRHKENRYQRLMRCVIRQGVKTKVLMLSATPVNNRFGDLKNQLQLAYEGRVENINEALELDRNIDDIFKSAQTAYNRWAKLEPNERTTERLLSGLQFDFFQILDAVTIARSRSHIIKYYDTKAIGEFPKRLTPLSRRPHLTDLGDAINFKDIAEQLNALNLSIYTPSLYLFDCARSGYSIDYDGEGLSIDGREKGLRKLMATNLLKRLESSVNSFRLTLNRIHEYIWQTMELIDAYDKKHSGATIDVSSFTDDMDSSEGDTDPFATKKSKISLADMDYVSWRRDLEADFERLDQLLLMLKDITPEHDSKLQMLIEDLKHKFSNPINGENKKVLIFTAFADTANYLYEQLSTKIKATCGLDTALITGSTDGRCTLPKFPISFNNVLTYFSPFSKDRAALFPNATGEIDVLIATDCISEGQNLQDCDYLINYDIHWNPVRIIQRFGRIDRIGSRNKQIQLVNYWPDMELDDYIQLKGRVESRMKATILTAAGTGNPLSMGEEADLEYRLGQLKKLQNEVVDIEDMDTGINIMDLGLNEFRLDLLQYVKEHPDIEHAPFGLNAVVASSELAKPGVMFILKNRNNAVNIDRKNQLHPFYMVYLSDDGEVIYDHLHPKQLLDTMRALCKNQKDYDHALCSLVNRETQDGRRMTKYNTLLQTSIDSIVNIKEETDIESLFSVGETTALQGEIKGLDDFELITFLIIKEK, encoded by the coding sequence ATGGAACAACCCAAGTTAATAAACAACATAAGTGAGCGTGTAGTGGATGACCTCAAACAACGGTTATCCAAAAGTTCTTGTGTGTCTATTGCAGCGGCATCATTCTCTATCTATGCTTACGAAGCATTGAAAGAAGAATTGGAGCAAGTGGAACAATTGCGTTTCATTTTCACGTCTCCTACTTTTATCAAAGATAAATCAAAGAAAGAGAAACGAGAGTTTTTCATCCCTAAACTTAACCGGGAACGCAATTTGTATGGTACAGACTTTGAAATTCGCCTTCGTAACCAATTATCACAAAAAGCGATTGCCAAAGAATGTGCGGACTGGATTCGTAGAAAAGTGCAATTTCGTTCCAATGCTTCGCAAGAACAAATGGGTGGATTTATGCACGTTAATAACGAGCCCCAACAGGTTTATCTCCCATTTAATGAGTTTACCACCACACAGTTGGGCTGTGAACGAGGTGCCAATGTGTATAATGTGGTAAATGTATTGCCTTCACCGACTGCAAGCGCATATTTGGAAATTTTCAATGAGCAATGGAGTAACGATGCGAAATTTGAGGATGTAACGAAACGTATCTTGGAGTATATAGATACAGTTTATCAAGAAAATGCACCGGAATATATCTACTTTATTGCTCTTTATAATATCTTCAATGAGTTTTTGGAGGACATCAGTGAAGATGTGTTACCCAATGAACGCACGGGGTTCAAAACGAGTATTATTTGGAACAAACTCTATAATTTCCAACGTGATGCTGCGCTGGCTATCATTAACAAATTGGAAAAATACAATGGCTGTATTCTTGCCGATTCTGTAGGCTTGGGCAAAACCTTTACGGCATTGGCGGTAATCAAGTATTACGAAAATCGTAATAAGTCGGTGCTTGTGCTTTGCCCGAAAAAGTTGAATGACAATTGGCAGACTTTCCGTGCCAATTACAAGAACAACCCCGTAGCTGCCGATCGACTAAGGTATGACATCCTCTTCCATTCCGACCTTTCACGTGACCGTGGTTTGAGCAATGGTCTCGACTTGGAACATATGAATTGGGGTAACTATGACTTGATTGTAATTGACGAAAGTCATAATTTTCGCAATGGTGGTAATGTGGACGAAGAGGATGAAGTTGATTTTGATACATTCATAGAAACAGACCGTCACAAGGAGAACCGTTATCAGCGGTTGATGCGATGTGTCATCCGTCAGGGTGTAAAGACGAAAGTACTCATGTTGTCAGCAACTCCTGTCAACAACCGATTCGGTGATTTGAAGAACCAGTTACAACTGGCATACGAGGGGCGTGTGGAGAATATCAACGAAGCCCTCGAACTTGACCGTAACATTGACGACATATTCAAGTCTGCTCAGACTGCCTATAACCGTTGGGCTAAGCTAGAACCAAACGAACGGACTACGGAACGATTGTTGTCAGGTCTTCAATTTGACTTTTTTCAGATACTCGATGCTGTGACTATCGCACGTAGTCGTAGCCATATCATCAAGTATTACGACACGAAAGCTATTGGCGAGTTCCCTAAGCGGCTTACACCCTTATCCCGCCGTCCGCACTTGACGGACTTAGGAGATGCTATCAATTTTAAGGATATTGCCGAACAACTCAATGCCCTGAATCTTTCCATATACACCCCTTCACTCTATCTCTTCGATTGTGCCCGTAGTGGTTACAGCATTGACTACGATGGTGAAGGGCTGTCTATTGACGGTCGTGAGAAAGGCTTGCGCAAACTCATGGCCACCAACCTATTGAAACGCCTGGAGAGTTCGGTCAATTCTTTTCGACTGACTCTTAATCGTATTCATGAGTACATCTGGCAGACAATGGAGTTGATTGACGCATACGACAAGAAACATTCCGGTGCAACCATTGATGTATCTTCTTTCACTGATGATATGGATTCATCCGAAGGTGACACCGATCCGTTTGCCACTAAGAAGTCGAAGATTTCATTGGCTGACATGGACTATGTAAGTTGGCGACGTGACCTCGAAGCCGATTTTGAACGGTTAGACCAGCTCTTGCTGATGCTGAAGGATATTACGCCCGAGCATGATAGTAAGTTACAGATGCTTATTGAGGATTTGAAACATAAGTTCAGCAACCCGATAAACGGAGAAAACAAGAAAGTGCTTATATTTACGGCATTTGCCGACACAGCCAATTATCTCTATGAGCAGTTATCCACGAAGATAAAGGCAACTTGCGGACTTGATACGGCACTTATCACCGGATCTACCGATGGCAGATGCACGTTGCCGAAGTTCCCCATTTCGTTCAATAATGTACTGACCTATTTTTCACCATTCTCAAAAGACCGTGCAGCCCTCTTTCCCAATGCTACGGGTGAGATTGATGTACTAATTGCTACTGATTGTATCAGTGAGGGTCAAAACTTACAAGATTGTGACTATCTTATCAATTACGACATCCATTGGAATCCTGTGCGCATCATCCAGCGTTTCGGGCGTATCGACCGTATCGGTAGTCGGAACAAGCAAATTCAGCTCGTCAACTACTGGCCGGATATGGAACTTGACGACTATATTCAACTCAAAGGACGTGTAGAAAGCCGAATGAAAGCCACCATCCTTACCGCAGCAGGTACCGGCAATCCGCTTTCCATGGGTGAAGAAGCTGATTTGGAATATCGTCTTGGGCAACTAAAGAAATTGCAGAACGAAGTGGTTGACATCGAGGATATGGACACCGGCATCAACATCATGGATTTGGGATTGAACGAGTTTCGGCTTGACCTCTTGCAATATGTCAAGGAGCATCCTGATATTGAACATGCACCTTTCGGATTGAATGCGGTGGTAGCCAGTTCTGAATTGGCGAAGCCGGGTGTGATGTTTATACTGAAGAACCGTAACAATGCCGTCAATATCGACCGCAAGAATCAATTGCATCCGTTCTACATGGTCTATTTGTCTGACGATGGAGAGGTAATTTATGACCATCTGCATCCCAAGCAACTGCTCGATACCATGCGTGCGCTTTGCAAGAATCAAAAGGACTATGACCATGCACTCTGTTCTTTGGTCAACCGTGAAACACAAGACGGTCGCCGCATGACCAAGTACAACACGTTGCTTCAAACGTCTATTGACAGCATCGTAAATATTAAGGAAGAAACAGACATTGAGAGCCTTTTCTCTGTGGGTGAGACAACAGCCCTACAAGGAGAAATCAAAGGTTTGGACGACTTTGAGTTAATCACGTTCTTAATTATAAAGGAGAAGTGA
- a CDS encoding helix-turn-helix transcriptional regulator translates to MVTNKDINRIKVVLAEKKLTNKWLAEQLGKDQATVSKWCTNNAQPSLEMLLKIAGVLQVDVRELLRPTENDATYIRVPKEFTKK, encoded by the coding sequence ATGGTGACGAACAAAGATATTAATCGTATAAAAGTAGTACTTGCAGAAAAGAAATTAACCAATAAATGGCTGGCGGAGCAGTTAGGTAAAGACCAAGCGACAGTGTCGAAATGGTGCACTAATAATGCCCAACCATCATTGGAAATGCTATTAAAGATAGCCGGGGTACTTCAAGTTGATGTAAGAGAATTGCTAAGGCCTACTGAGAATGATGCTACATATATCAGAGTGCCTAAAGAATTTACAAAAAAGTAA
- a CDS encoding helix-turn-helix domain-containing protein: MNNIVAFNFSNPNDVALQIAARVNARRLELDLTQEGLAARAGIEFASYRRFEQTGEISLRGLLQIGFALNTLSEFDALFMQKQYQSIDTVLNEQSVIRKRGEKNE, encoded by the coding sequence ATGAATAATATAGTAGCTTTTAATTTTTCTAATCCCAATGATGTTGCTTTACAGATTGCAGCGAGGGTCAATGCTCGGAGACTTGAACTGGATTTAACCCAAGAGGGATTGGCAGCAAGAGCCGGGATCGAGTTTGCCTCTTATCGTAGATTTGAGCAGACGGGAGAGATTTCATTGAGAGGATTGCTCCAGATTGGATTTGCCTTGAATACGCTATCTGAGTTTGATGCTCTTTTTATGCAGAAACAGTATCAATCGATTGATACTGTGTTGAATGAGCAGAGTGTTATACGTAAACGAGGCGAGAAAAATGAATAG
- a CDS encoding DUF6946 family protein, translated as MNSFIRKIKVKNTEISSFKEWEHAFHDSIHWKEGRSAYSLADFVINRNGIERITEILGRCGFIGLQLLSCDVETSVKFDDYNRPSQRDMILTGELKNSDRVFITVEAKVDESFGKTIGNSIISQSSHRAKELLKKFIPYYKDQDKKLRYQLFHATAATIEKGDYGQDFQISIMLVLVFKTKGYGNGVDYNEEKSQKNFSDFKDYMQAIGAKKIIDIEPYVWSLNYNGKEVVFIYSQIEHKNLQIKE; from the coding sequence ATGAATAGCTTTATAAGGAAGATAAAAGTTAAAAATACGGAGATTTCTAGTTTCAAAGAGTGGGAACATGCGTTTCATGATTCTATACATTGGAAAGAGGGACGAAGTGCCTATTCATTAGCTGATTTCGTGATTAATAGGAATGGGATTGAAAGGATAACTGAAATATTAGGTCGTTGTGGTTTCATTGGTTTACAACTTTTATCTTGCGATGTAGAAACATCTGTTAAATTTGATGATTATAATAGGCCCAGTCAGAGAGACATGATCTTAACTGGAGAATTGAAAAATTCGGATAGGGTCTTTATAACTGTAGAAGCAAAAGTGGATGAAAGTTTTGGTAAAACAATAGGTAATAGTATTATTTCTCAAAGTTCTCACAGAGCGAAAGAATTACTTAAGAAATTCATACCGTATTATAAAGATCAGGATAAAAAACTGCGATATCAATTGTTCCATGCAACAGCTGCAACAATAGAAAAAGGAGATTATGGGCAAGATTTTCAAATATCGATTATGCTTGTTTTAGTGTTTAAAACAAAAGGATATGGGAATGGTGTGGACTATAATGAAGAAAAAAGCCAAAAAAACTTCTCAGATTTTAAGGATTACATGCAAGCAATAGGAGCTAAAAAAATTATTGATATAGAACCTTATGTTTGGAGCCTCAATTATAATGGTAAAGAGGTTGTTTTCATATATTCACAAATTGAACATAAAAATCTTCAAATCAAAGAATGA